A region from the Anaerolineales bacterium genome encodes:
- a CDS encoding cell wall metabolism sensor histidine kinase WalK: IQVQDSGRGIDSQALDRVFDRFCRTDPSRQREIGGSGLGLAIARSIVEAHVGRIWAESAEGRSASLIFTWPAASAARPPMG, translated from the coding sequence AGATCCAGGTGCAAGACAGTGGGCGCGGGATCGACTCGCAGGCACTCGACCGTGTCTTTGACCGGTTCTGCCGCACCGACCCTTCACGTCAGCGGGAAATCGGTGGCTCCGGTCTGGGCTTGGCCATCGCCCGCTCGATCGTCGAGGCGCATGTCGGCCGGATCTGGGCAGAGAGCGCCGAAGGGCGCAGCGCATCCCTCATCTTCACGTGGCCGGCCGCCTCCGCAGCCCGCCCTCCCATGGGCTGA